TTCCCCCATCCCCTTTTCCGGACCTATGGCAGGAGTCAAGATCGGAAGAATTGACGGAAAGTTCGTTATCAATCCAACGGCCCAGCAGATGAACGAAAGCGACGTCGACATTATACTCGCAGGTACGAGGGAAGCAATCCTCATGGTAGAAGGCGAGGCAGGATTCATTAAAGGTGAAGAGTTAATCGATGCGATCGACCTGGCCCATCAAAGTCTTCTTCCGCTGATAGAGATGCAGGAACAGCTACAGGCAAAAGCGGGCAAAGAAAAATGGCCGGTGAAACCCGCCGGTGCCCCTCCGGAGTTGAAGACAGAGATACGGAGTGCTGTGGAGAAGGATCTCACTCTCGCATTTGCAATACCGGATAAACGACAACGGGGAGACAGGATCCAGGCGATCCAGGACGAAGTAAGCACCAAGTATGCAGACGCGGAACCACTTGCAGCCCTGAAATCCTTTGAAGAGATAAAGAAAGAGATGATGCGCGAATCACTCTTTACAACGGGTAAAAGGATTGACGGCAGAGGCGCTGATGATATCAGGAATATCAATTGCCGGGTAGGCATTCTTCCGAGAACCCATGGATCAAGCCTTTTTACACGAGGAGAGACGCAGGCCCTGGCCGTGACCACCTTCGGGACCGCAGAGGATGAGCAGAAGGTAGAATCATTGCTCGAGGGAGTAAGTTATAAGTCTTTTATGCTCCATTATAATTTTCCGCCATTTAGTGTAGGAGAGGTAAGTTTCCTGAGGGCGAAATCGCGAAGAGAAATAGGCCACGGCAACCTCGCCGAGCGCGCCCTGGCCCCGATTCTTCCCTCCAAAGAGGAGTTCCCCTACACGATACGTATAGTCTCGGAGATCCTCGAATCGAATGGTTCCTCATCGATGGCGTCGGTCTGCAGCGGCTGTCTCTCTCTTATGGACGCGGGAGTGCCGATAAAGGAACCCGTTGCGGGTATTGCCATGGGTCTTCTGATCCAGGACGGAAAAGACGTCGTGCTTACGGACATTCTCGGAGACGAGGATGCCATGGGTGATATGGATTTCAAAATAGCAGGCACGCGGGAAGGCGTGACAGCCGTGCAGATGGATATCAAGACGAAGGGCATCACGAAGGAGATTATGCGCAAGGCCGTTCACCAGGCTCAAACAGGTATCGGCAGAATCCTTGACATCATGGCTCAGGCTCTCCCCGGTCCGCGGGACGTGCTTTCGCCCTACGCACCACGCATATACACCATAACGATCAAACCGGAAAAGATACGTGAAGTCATCGGCCCGGGCGGAAAGATCATAAAGGGTATTGTAGAACAAACCGGTGTGAAGATAGACATTGAAGATTCGGGTCTCGTAAGGATTGTCTCTCAAGACGCCCAGGCAGCCAACGATGCGATCGAGATGGTCAAGAAGATCACCAAAGAAGTAGAGATAGGGACCCTTTACATGGGCAAGGTCAAGAAAGTTGTCGACTTTGGTGCGATAGTTGAGATTCTTCCCGGAGTCGATGGCCTTGTACACGTAAGCCAGCTTTCCGACACGTACATAAAGAAGGTCAGCGACGTCGTCAAGGAAGGAGATGATATCCTTGTTAAAGTGCTCGACGTCGAACCGAACGGGCGGATAAGGCTCTCGAGAAAGGCAGCTGTCAAGGAAACCAAGGGAAAAGAAGAGGATGTATAGGAAAACCGTCCTCGACAACGGTATTCGCATCGCGACCGAGACCCTTCCCTACTTCCCTACGATCTCGATAGGCATCTGGTGGAAGACGGGAAGCCGGTACGAAAATCCCGGCAACAACGGCATTTCCCACTTTATCGAGCACATGCTCTTCAAGGGAACTGCCAACCGAACCGCCTACGATATAGCCAGGGAGATCGATGCGGTGGGCGGTACTCTGAATGCTTTCACCGGCAAAGAGTATACGTGCATCTACGCGAGGGTTCTCAAGCGCGACATGGATATAGCCCTCGACATCCTCGCTGACATGTACAAGACCTCCCTCTTCAACGGGGAGGACATTGAGAAGGAGAAGCAGGTCATCATTCAGGAGATAAAGATGATTGATGACAACCCGGAAGAGTATCTCTTCGACATGTTCAGCTCTGCTTACTACAAGGGGCACCCTCTCGGCATGTCGATCCTGGGCAAGGAAGAGAACATACAGGGGATGTCACGAGAGAAACTTCTTTCCCACTTCGCCAGGTACCATGCGCCTTCCAACATGATCATCACCGCATCAGGTCGCCTGGATCACGACGCATTCGTAAAAAAGGTGGAGAATCTCTTCGCAGAGTGCGTGAACAAAGGAGAAACTCCGACGTCAGTCGAAAAGCCGTCGTCCTGCACAGGGATCGATGTGTACGAAAAAGATCTCGAACACATCTATCTCTGTATCGGGACGGACGGCGTGGGTCAAACAGACGAAAGGCGTTATCCCCTCTACGCTCTTAATGCTGTGGTGGGCGGGAGCATGAGCTCGCATCTCTTTCAGGAAATCAGAGAAAAGAGGGGTCTCGTCTACAATATATTTTCCTACGTCAACTGCTTTCATGATGCCGGCACCTTTGGCATAACCACATCTACCTCACTCGAATACCTGGAAGAAGTCATCGGCCTCATCAAGAAAGAGATGGCCCAGTTGCGCGACCAGGGAGTCGCTGCGGGCGAGATCCGCTTCTCCAAGGAGCACATTAAGGGGAACTTCTTCATTTCTCTGGAAAGCTCCGAGGCACGCATGGGGAGACTGGCAAAAAATGAGATCTATTTTGACGGGTATGTCCCCCTCAGGGAGACATTGAAATCGATAGACGGCATTCAGAAATCTCACCTGGATGAAATGAGCCAGTCTGTGTTCGGGGATCCGTCACGGATTTCCCTCGCGATTCTTGGTCGCGTTGAGAAGGATGTCGTCGAGAGGCTATGGAAGAACTAGAGGTGCTCATCGTAAGGGATGAAGGCGCATCCCTGCCCTCTTACGAAACCACCTTCTCCTCAGGAATGGATCTTCGCGCCTGTCTTGCCGAACCAGTCACCTTACATCCATTCGAACGGGCCCTTATCTCAACCGGCATCCGTATCTGTATACCAAAAGGCTTTGAGGCTGAGGTAAGACCAAGGAGCGGCCTGGCAATTAATGCGGGCGTGACGGTCCTCAACACCCCGGGCACGATCGATGCCGACTACAGGGGAGAGGTAAAAGTAATCCTCATCAACCTCGGATCCGAGCCTTTTACTGTTAGCTCGGGTGACAGAATTGCCCAGATGGTTTTTCACAAGACAGCCCACATCTCGTGGCGCGAGGTTAAAGAACTGCCGCAGACCGACCGCGGCAGCGGAGGATTCGGATCGACAGGAATATGACAGTTGGCAGTTGACGTTTGGCAGCTTCCAGTTTATCGTTTTTTGTTACGTGTTGTACCGGTAACCGTAAACTGTCCACTGTAAACATTTTGCCGTAGGCAAAAGCATGGACCCCTACGCTGACCTTGATGCTTTCACCACCCACCTCACCACCGAGCGGGGAGCATCTCCCCATACAGTCGAAGCCTACACTAGAGACATCATCGATTTCATCACGTTCATGGAAGGCAGATCGGACGCCTCTCCGGAGCCAAGAGATTTTGAAGAGTACGTGGGCTTTTTACGGCGCCAGGGAAAAAAGACGAGAAGCATCGTCCGGGCGCTGTCCGCGCTAAGGAGTTTCTATAAATTCCTCCTGCTCGACGGCAAAATAGCGGTGAACCCAGTGGCCGAAGTGGAGATGCCCAAATTCAAAGCTCCTATACCGAGCGTCCTGAGCCAGGACGAAATGGCTGCTCTGCTCACGCCTGATGCCGCCCAGCACATGACGCTGCGCGACAGGACAATCCTCGAACTTCTGTATGCAACAGGTCTTCGTGTTTCGGAATTGATCGGGCTTAAGAAACGGGATATCAATCTGGAAGCGGGCTTTGTTGTCGCCTCGGGGAAACGGTCCAAGGAACGCATGGTGCCGCTCGGCACGTATGCCCGGGATATTGTAAAGCTCTATCTTCAGGAAGCGAAGCGGGGAGGTATCTATTTCTTTTCAAACAGGAACGGCTCTCCCTTAAGCAGGCAGGCCATCTGGAAAATCGTACGAAAGTATGGACTGCGGCTTGAGCACGGTACACATATCTCTCCTCATACATTGAGACACACCTTTGCGACGCACCTGCTCGAGGGCGGAGCAGACCTGCGATCTGTCCAGATCTTGCTCGGTCATGAAGATATTTCGACAACCCAGATCTATACGCATGTAGACCGGAAAAGGTTGAAAGAGATTCACAAAAAATATCATCCGAGAGGATGAATGAACTACAAATCAGAAATCCGAATATCTAAATTCGAAACAATGTCAAATGTGCAAATGTCCCAAATTCAATTTTTCGGGGTCTTCCTTTCGAGCATTCGGAATTTGGATTTGTTTAGAGATTAGGAATTAGAATTTCTAATTTGGTGTAAGATGAAGATCATCACCACCCACTACAATGCTGATTTTGACGCTCTTTCCTCGATGATCGCTGCAAAAAAACTTTACCCGGATGCGACTCTCGTTTTTCCAGGTTCCCAGGAGAAGAGCGTGCGTGATTTTCTCGTGCATTCCACCGCCTATTTCCTGGACATTCTGAAACAAAAAGACCTGGACTACAATGCGGTTGATACGCTGATTCTTGTGGACACAAAACAACGCAAGAGGATCGGAGAACTTGCAAGGCTTCTCGACAACAAGAATCTAACGATTCACGTGTACGACCACCATCCCCCTACCGACGACGACATCAAAGGAGAGGTGTACATGACCGGCTCGACCGGGGCCTGTGTGAGCATGTTGATCGGTCTGCTCAAAGAGCGCGATATAGACCTTTTGCCTGAGGAAGCGACGATCATGATGCTCGGCATCTACGAGGAAACGGGCAGCTTCCAGTATCCTTCAACCACCAAGGAGGATTTCGACGCCGCTTCATTCCTACTCTCGAAGGGCGCTAACGTGAATGTTGTCTCCGAGATACTCGTAAAGGAGCTTTCCCCCGAGCAAGTCCATCTGCTGCATGACCTCATTGAAGCAGCCCAGGTCTACAATGTGAACGGGATTGATGTGGTCATAACAGAGAGTTCCAGCGAAGAGTACGTTGGAGATCTCGCCGTGCTCGTCCAGAAATTCAGAGACATGGAAAATGTCAATGCGGTTATCGGGCTGTTTCGCATGGATGACAGGATCTACGTAATCGGCAGAAGTCGCATCCCTGAGGTCGATGTCGGTCACATCCTGACACTGCTGGGCGGAGGAGGTCACAAAGAGGCGGCTTCTGCTACGGTAAGAGAAGCCACCATGGAGGAGACGAAGACCAGGGTGCTCCGGTATCTCAACCAGTATGTGAAGCCGTTATGGGAGGCACGCGACATCATGTTCTTCCCGGTTAAGACGGTCGATCAGGATGCACCCATCAGCGAGGCAAAAAACATCCTGACGAAATACAACATCAACGCAATGCCGGTCACGTCGGATAACACGATTGTTGGCATTATCTCGCGCCAGATAGCTGAGAAAGCAGCGTTTCACAAGCTTGAGCACCTGCCGGTAAAGGAATATATGGTCACGGAATTTTCTGTTGTGGCTCCCGAAGATTCCATCGAGCGGGTAAAGGAGATCATCATAGGCGGTAACCAGAGGTTTGTCCCGGTGATAAAGGAAGAGAGATTGGAAGGGGCCATCACAAGAACAGACCTCCTCAGAATACTCGAAGACGAGATCAGAAAAACGATTCTCGGCAAGATGGATTACCACGACACCTACGAGAAAAGAAGGAACGTAAAGAAATTGATGGAAGAGCGACTTTCCCGGCAGATGCTCGACAAGCTCGCGGTCATCGGCAGCCTGGCAGACGAGATGGGCTATCACGCCTATCTTGTCGGAGGCTTTGTAAGAGATCTTCTGTTAAGGACCGCTTATCCTGGGCGCCTCAGGGTCCCGGCCGGGCAGGACGAGAAGCTTACGCGGGCCAGGCCGGATGCCAGTACGTTGCAGGATGGAGCGCCCGGACAGGGATCTGCTTCGAAACGGGTCATAGCAAGTCCTGGATCAGTGACCTACGACATCGACATTGTGGTGGAAGGCGACGGTATCAGGTTTGCCGACGCACTCGCCAAACAGGTTCAGGCCAAGATCCGCACGCATAGGGAGTTTGGCACTGCGAAGGTGATGTACGCTGGTGGTTTCAGCGTCGACATAGCCACAGCACGCCTGGAATACTACAAGGCACCAGCCGCGCTTCCCATCGTGGAGCACAGCTCTCTAAAGCTTGACCTGTACAGGCGGGACTTCACCATCAACACGCTCGCCATATCCCTGAACAAGAATACCAAAGGCGAATTAATCGACTTCTTCGGTGCCCAGAGGGATATCAAAGAAAAGACGATCAGAGTTCTTCACAGCCTCAGCTTCGTAGAAGATCCCACCAGGGTATTCAGGGCCGTGCGCTTCGAGCGACGCTTCGGTTTTCAGATCGGCAAGTTCACCATGAACCTGATCAAGAATACTATCAAGATGGGGTTTCTCTCGAGGATAAGGGGATCAAGGATGTGGAGAGAGCTTTCTCTCGTTTTGAATGAAGAAAATCCTGGCGCCATCCTCAAGCGGCTGCAGGAACTGGATCTCCTGAAGTTTATCCATCCCCGCATTCTGTTCGACCGGGAGAGGGAAAAGCTCTTTCAGGAGATGGACACCGTGCTGAAGTGGTACCGGCTGCTCTACAAGGGAAAGCTGAACCAGACATTCTATTATCTGCTCGGCGCCCTGGACCATATGAGCACGGAGGACGTAACAGGTTTCGCGGCTAAACTGGAGCTTTCCGGAACGATGAGAAAAAAGCTGAGCAACGATATGGACAAAACAGTGAAAATAATGGCAAAATTTGAAGGTTCTATCCGGACAATGCGAAAAAGCGAGATATACCGGGAACTGGAGATCTTGAGCCTCGAGGCACGTCTCTTCACCATGGCGAAGGCCCAATCGGACGACATAAAAAGAACGATCTCCAATTATATTACGTACGCGGATTCACTTAAACCTCTTCTGACGGGGAAGACTCTCAAGCAGCTGGGCATCAAGGAAGGACCGGCATTCGGCGATATACTGGATGCGCTTAGAGACGCAAAGATCGATCTGGGTCTGACCACCAAGGAGCAGGAAATAGCATTTGTTAATAATTACATTAAAGAAAGAGGAGTTCGTCTGTGAACCTGAATGCGTCTACCCTGGAAGTACAAATGGAGTGTTTTGAAGGGCCGCTTTCCGTGCTCATCAACCTCATCAAGAAAAACAAAGTAGATATTTTCGACATTCCCATAGGCATGATTACGGAGCGCTTTTTGGAATACGTCGAGCTTGTAAAACAGATGAACCTCAGGATCGCGGAAGATTTTATCGAGATGGCCTCGCTTCTTCTCTGCATCAAGTCCCGTATGTTGCTCCCCAGAGAGGAGGAAGATCCGCGCACGGAATTGGTGGAAAAAATTCTTGAATATGAGAAGATTAAAGGCATGGTGAATATGTTCCAGGAATTGCCTGTGCTGGGCGAGGATACTTTTTCCCGCGGCAGGACGGGTCTTCAAGTTGAGGAAGAAGATCAGGACCTCACGGCGCTCTGCATGCTCTTTTTTGAATTGATGAAGAATAGGCGGGAACGGTTCCTGGTAATACGGGAAATCAGACCTACGCTCGAGGAAAAGCTGGAGATTCTGCGTCTTGCCCTTTTCGAGAAGGGACACTTCGCCTGGAACCCCAAGGCTGATCTCGACCTGTCCGAAAAGGTAGCCACGGTCCTCGCAATGCTGGAGATCGTCAAGCTGAAAATGGCAAACCTGGCACAAAAAAGGCCTTTCGGGACAGTGCTCCTCACGAGAAGGTGAGAACGTGGCAACATCAAGATTGAAGAAGACACTTATAGTAATCGCCGTGATTATACTGCTGGTATTCCTTCTCTCTATTGTGAGAGCCTGCCTTAGCAAGGGAGGAGAGAGGATAGCAGTCGTTGAGATCGAGGGCATCATCTCCGATTCGCGGCAGGCCATGGAAGATGTTATACGTTTCAAAGAAGACCCGAGCATAAAAGGTGTGATCCTGCGAATCAATTCTCCGGGCGGCTCGGTCGGACCCACGCAGGAGATCTACCGTGAAATAATCAAACTCAAGAATGACAAGAAGGTGTTCGTTTCCATGGGCTCTGTCTGCGCTTCGGGAGGTTACTATATCGCTGCGGCAGGAGATAAGGTCTACGCGAACCCGTCGACGATCACGGGCAGCATAGGTGTGATCATGCAGTCTGTGATCTTAGAGGAACTGCTCAAAAAGATCGGAGTGAAGAGCAATACGATTAAAGCAGGCGAGCTGAAAGATGCGGGCACACCCTTCAGGGATATGACTCCGGAAGAAAGAGCCTACCTGGACGGCATCGTGAAGAATATTCATGAGCAGTTTATAAAGGATGTTGCGGCGGGCAGAAAAATGGAATTCGAAAAAGTGAAGAGTATGGCTGACGGACGGATTTATACCGGTCTCCAGGCCAAGGAGCTGGGGCTGGTGGACAACATCGGCAATTTTTATGATACTGTGGATGATATCAAAAAGGTCCTCAAGATCAAGGGCAAGCCTGAACT
This genomic stretch from Syntrophorhabdales bacterium harbors:
- the dut gene encoding dUTP diphosphatase; amino-acid sequence: MEELEVLIVRDEGASLPSYETTFSSGMDLRACLAEPVTLHPFERALISTGIRICIPKGFEAEVRPRSGLAINAGVTVLNTPGTIDADYRGEVKVILINLGSEPFTVSSGDRIAQMVFHKTAHISWREVKELPQTDRGSGGFGSTGI
- a CDS encoding segregation/condensation protein A; protein product: MNLNASTLEVQMECFEGPLSVLINLIKKNKVDIFDIPIGMITERFLEYVELVKQMNLRIAEDFIEMASLLLCIKSRMLLPREEEDPRTELVEKILEYEKIKGMVNMFQELPVLGEDTFSRGRTGLQVEEEDQDLTALCMLFFELMKNRRERFLVIREIRPTLEEKLEILRLALFEKGHFAWNPKADLDLSEKVATVLAMLEIVKLKMANLAQKRPFGTVLLTRR
- the sppA gene encoding signal peptide peptidase SppA; translated protein: MATSRLKKTLIVIAVIILLVFLLSIVRACLSKGGERIAVVEIEGIISDSRQAMEDVIRFKEDPSIKGVILRINSPGGSVGPTQEIYREIIKLKNDKKVFVSMGSVCASGGYYIAAAGDKVYANPSTITGSIGVIMQSVILEELLKKIGVKSNTIKAGELKDAGTPFRDMTPEERAYLDGIVKNIHEQFIKDVAAGRKMEFEKVKSMADGRIYTGLQAKELGLVDNIGNFYDTVDDIKKVLKIKGKPELVYTEKPFSFSKWLFSSMSDMSKESLESFFSSPFKFLYRP
- a CDS encoding CBS domain-containing protein — its product is MKIITTHYNADFDALSSMIAAKKLYPDATLVFPGSQEKSVRDFLVHSTAYFLDILKQKDLDYNAVDTLILVDTKQRKRIGELARLLDNKNLTIHVYDHHPPTDDDIKGEVYMTGSTGACVSMLIGLLKERDIDLLPEEATIMMLGIYEETGSFQYPSTTKEDFDAASFLLSKGANVNVVSEILVKELSPEQVHLLHDLIEAAQVYNVNGIDVVITESSSEEYVGDLAVLVQKFRDMENVNAVIGLFRMDDRIYVIGRSRIPEVDVGHILTLLGGGGHKEAASATVREATMEETKTRVLRYLNQYVKPLWEARDIMFFPVKTVDQDAPISEAKNILTKYNINAMPVTSDNTIVGIISRQIAEKAAFHKLEHLPVKEYMVTEFSVVAPEDSIERVKEIIIGGNQRFVPVIKEERLEGAITRTDLLRILEDEIRKTILGKMDYHDTYEKRRNVKKLMEERLSRQMLDKLAVIGSLADEMGYHAYLVGGFVRDLLLRTAYPGRLRVPAGQDEKLTRARPDASTLQDGAPGQGSASKRVIASPGSVTYDIDIVVEGDGIRFADALAKQVQAKIRTHREFGTAKVMYAGGFSVDIATARLEYYKAPAALPIVEHSSLKLDLYRRDFTINTLAISLNKNTKGELIDFFGAQRDIKEKTIRVLHSLSFVEDPTRVFRAVRFERRFGFQIGKFTMNLIKNTIKMGFLSRIRGSRMWRELSLVLNEENPGAILKRLQELDLLKFIHPRILFDREREKLFQEMDTVLKWYRLLYKGKLNQTFYYLLGALDHMSTEDVTGFAAKLELSGTMRKKLSNDMDKTVKIMAKFEGSIRTMRKSEIYRELEILSLEARLFTMAKAQSDDIKRTISNYITYADSLKPLLTGKTLKQLGIKEGPAFGDILDALRDAKIDLGLTTKEQEIAFVNNYIKERGVRL
- the pnp gene encoding polyribonucleotide nucleotidyltransferase, with amino-acid sequence MEESLTIEYAGRPLTISTGLVAKQADGSVLVTYGDTVVLVTAVGDRRQTEKDFLPLTVNYQEMTYAAGKFPGGFFKREARPSDKETLTSRLIDRPLRPLFPKGWRNETQVIATVLSVDQENDPALLGMIGASAAMVISPIPFSGPMAGVKIGRIDGKFVINPTAQQMNESDVDIILAGTREAILMVEGEAGFIKGEELIDAIDLAHQSLLPLIEMQEQLQAKAGKEKWPVKPAGAPPELKTEIRSAVEKDLTLAFAIPDKRQRGDRIQAIQDEVSTKYADAEPLAALKSFEEIKKEMMRESLFTTGKRIDGRGADDIRNINCRVGILPRTHGSSLFTRGETQALAVTTFGTAEDEQKVESLLEGVSYKSFMLHYNFPPFSVGEVSFLRAKSRREIGHGNLAERALAPILPSKEEFPYTIRIVSEILESNGSSSMASVCSGCLSLMDAGVPIKEPVAGIAMGLLIQDGKDVVLTDILGDEDAMGDMDFKIAGTREGVTAVQMDIKTKGITKEIMRKAVHQAQTGIGRILDIMAQALPGPRDVLSPYAPRIYTITIKPEKIREVIGPGGKIIKGIVEQTGVKIDIEDSGLVRIVSQDAQAANDAIEMVKKITKEVEIGTLYMGKVKKVVDFGAIVEILPGVDGLVHVSQLSDTYIKKVSDVVKEGDDILVKVLDVEPNGRIRLSRKAAVKETKGKEEDV
- a CDS encoding pitrilysin family protein is translated as MYRKTVLDNGIRIATETLPYFPTISIGIWWKTGSRYENPGNNGISHFIEHMLFKGTANRTAYDIAREIDAVGGTLNAFTGKEYTCIYARVLKRDMDIALDILADMYKTSLFNGEDIEKEKQVIIQEIKMIDDNPEEYLFDMFSSAYYKGHPLGMSILGKEENIQGMSREKLLSHFARYHAPSNMIITASGRLDHDAFVKKVENLFAECVNKGETPTSVEKPSSCTGIDVYEKDLEHIYLCIGTDGVGQTDERRYPLYALNAVVGGSMSSHLFQEIREKRGLVYNIFSYVNCFHDAGTFGITTSTSLEYLEEVIGLIKKEMAQLRDQGVAAGEIRFSKEHIKGNFFISLESSEARMGRLAKNEIYFDGYVPLRETLKSIDGIQKSHLDEMSQSVFGDPSRISLAILGRVEKDVVERLWKN